The following are encoded in a window of Kitasatospora sp. NBC_01250 genomic DNA:
- the guaA gene encoding glutamine-hydrolyzing GMP synthase, whose amino-acid sequence MSPATPDQSVPPVDTVLVVDFGAQYAQLIARRVREARVYSEIVPSTMPVAEMLAKNPKAIILSGGPSSVYEEGAPRLDRAIFEAGVPVFGMCYGFQLMAITLGGTVDNTGAREYGRTPLHVSKSGSTLFEGTPAEQSVWMSHGDACSAAPEGFSVTAATDVVPVAAFENDEARLYGVQYHPEVLHSTHGQQILEHFLYRGAGLAPTWTTHNVVDEQVALIKAQVGTKRAICGLSGGVDSAVAAALVQKAIGSQLTCVYVDHGLMRQGETEQVEKDFVAATGVKLKVVDAQERFLTALKGVSDPEQKRKIIGREFIRVFEQAQAEIVAEAGEHGESVDFLVQGTLYPDVVESGGGTGTANIKSHHNVGGLPEDLQFELVEPLRKLFKDEVRMVGQELGLPEEIVQRQPFPGPGLGIRIVGEVTKERLDLLREADAIAREELTAAGLDREIWQCPVVLLADVRSVGVQGDGRTYGHPIVLRPVSSEDAMTADWSRLPYEVLAKISTRITNEVRDVNRVVLDVTSKPPGTIEWE is encoded by the coding sequence GTGTCCCCTGCTACCCCCGACCAGTCCGTACCGCCGGTCGACACCGTTCTGGTGGTCGACTTCGGCGCCCAGTACGCCCAGCTCATCGCCCGTCGGGTGCGTGAAGCACGGGTCTACAGCGAGATCGTGCCGAGCACCATGCCGGTCGCCGAGATGCTCGCGAAGAACCCGAAGGCGATCATCCTCTCCGGCGGTCCGTCCTCGGTCTACGAGGAAGGCGCGCCGCGGCTCGACCGCGCGATCTTCGAGGCCGGGGTGCCGGTCTTCGGCATGTGCTACGGCTTCCAGCTGATGGCGATCACGCTCGGCGGGACCGTCGACAACACCGGCGCGCGCGAGTACGGCCGTACCCCGCTGCACGTCAGCAAGAGCGGTTCGACGCTCTTCGAGGGCACCCCGGCCGAGCAGTCGGTCTGGATGTCGCACGGCGACGCCTGCTCCGCCGCGCCCGAGGGCTTCAGCGTGACCGCCGCCACCGACGTGGTCCCGGTCGCCGCCTTCGAGAACGACGAGGCCCGGCTCTACGGCGTCCAGTACCACCCCGAGGTGCTGCACTCCACGCACGGCCAGCAGATCCTGGAGCACTTCCTCTACCGCGGTGCGGGCCTGGCCCCGACCTGGACCACCCACAACGTGGTCGACGAGCAGGTCGCGCTGATCAAGGCGCAGGTCGGCACCAAGCGCGCGATCTGCGGCCTGTCCGGCGGCGTGGACTCCGCGGTCGCGGCGGCGCTGGTGCAGAAGGCCATCGGCTCCCAGCTGACCTGCGTGTACGTGGACCACGGTCTGATGCGCCAGGGCGAGACCGAGCAGGTCGAGAAGGACTTCGTGGCCGCCACCGGCGTCAAGCTCAAGGTGGTCGACGCCCAGGAGCGGTTCCTGACCGCGCTCAAGGGCGTCAGCGACCCGGAGCAGAAGCGCAAGATCATCGGCCGGGAGTTCATCCGGGTCTTCGAGCAGGCGCAGGCCGAGATCGTCGCCGAGGCCGGCGAGCACGGCGAGTCGGTCGACTTCCTGGTCCAGGGCACCCTCTACCCGGACGTGGTGGAGTCCGGTGGCGGCACCGGCACCGCGAACATCAAGTCGCACCACAACGTCGGTGGCCTGCCGGAGGACCTGCAGTTCGAGCTGGTCGAGCCGCTGCGCAAGCTGTTCAAGGACGAGGTCCGGATGGTCGGCCAGGAGCTCGGCCTGCCCGAGGAGATCGTCCAGCGCCAGCCGTTCCCGGGCCCGGGCCTGGGCATCCGGATCGTCGGCGAGGTCACCAAGGAGCGCCTGGACCTGCTGCGCGAGGCCGACGCGATCGCTCGCGAGGAGCTGACCGCGGCCGGTCTCGACCGCGAGATCTGGCAGTGCCCGGTGGTCCTGCTGGCGGACGTGCGCAGCGTCGGCGTGCAGGGCGACGGCCGCACCTACGGTCACCCGATCGTGCTGCGCCCGGTCTCCTCCGAGGACGCGATGACCGCCGACTGGTCGCGGCTGCCCTACGAGGTGCTGGCCAAGATCTCCACCCGGATCACCAACGAGGTGCGCGACGTCAACCGCGTGGTGCTGGACGTGACCAGCAAGCCGCCGGGCACCATCGAGTGGGAGTGA
- a CDS encoding acyltransferase family protein, whose protein sequence is MPIPLPLLNRRSGSQADPVAAPDASARVDGPQPAASAKPGKRPRLYALDGMRLIAALGVLFFHYTGKDLVPSIYGTGSPRKVLPRIHDFGVYSWLGVELFFLISGFVICMSCWGKRPKDFLTSRVVRLYPAYWFGVLATAAVVLIAARPWGSYNDITPQVILSNLTMMQWPIGSAAVDPVYWTLWVEMRFYVFFAIVVAFGLTYRRVVLFCMIWAFAAIFAPMVNFGLLTEAAQPVYAPFFIGGMVMYLMYRFKPNFLLWAMLAFSWLLAQNQMPTIMKDYESEANQKLSWTICVVVMTACYLAVLLAALGKLNWISWKWLATAGALTYPLYLLHQEIGWIALYSLHKWLSPLPLLLTVIAGLLVIAWLVHKLVEQPLSRALKKGMDSSFKAMLEAPEK, encoded by the coding sequence ATGCCCATACCTCTGCCCCTGCTGAACCGGCGCTCAGGGTCCCAGGCCGACCCCGTGGCCGCACCCGATGCATCCGCCCGGGTCGACGGCCCGCAGCCTGCCGCGTCCGCCAAGCCGGGCAAGCGCCCTCGGCTCTACGCCCTGGACGGGATGCGGCTGATAGCGGCACTGGGCGTCCTGTTCTTCCACTACACCGGCAAGGACTTGGTGCCGAGCATTTACGGCACGGGCAGCCCGCGCAAGGTGCTGCCGAGGATCCACGACTTCGGCGTCTACAGCTGGCTTGGCGTCGAACTCTTCTTCCTCATCAGCGGGTTCGTCATCTGCATGTCCTGCTGGGGCAAGAGGCCGAAGGACTTCCTCACCTCACGGGTAGTGCGCCTCTACCCCGCCTACTGGTTCGGAGTCCTCGCCACCGCCGCAGTGGTGCTGATCGCAGCACGGCCCTGGGGAAGCTACAACGACATCACGCCCCAGGTGATCCTGAGCAACCTCACCATGATGCAGTGGCCGATCGGGTCCGCTGCGGTCGACCCGGTCTACTGGACGCTCTGGGTCGAGATGCGGTTCTACGTCTTCTTCGCGATCGTCGTGGCGTTCGGTCTGACCTACCGCCGCGTTGTGCTGTTCTGCATGATCTGGGCCTTTGCCGCGATCTTCGCTCCGATGGTGAATTTCGGTCTGCTGACCGAGGCTGCCCAGCCGGTCTACGCACCGTTCTTCATCGGCGGCATGGTGATGTACCTGATGTACCGGTTCAAGCCGAACTTCCTGCTCTGGGCGATGCTCGCGTTCAGCTGGCTGCTGGCCCAGAACCAGATGCCGACGATCATGAAGGACTACGAGTCCGAGGCCAACCAGAAGCTCTCCTGGACGATCTGCGTCGTCGTGATGACTGCCTGCTACCTGGCCGTCCTGCTGGCCGCGCTGGGCAAGCTGAACTGGATCAGCTGGAAGTGGCTCGCCACCGCCGGCGCCCTCACCTACCCGCTCTACTTGCTGCACCAGGAGATCGGGTGGATCGCCCTCTACTCGCTGCACAAGTGGCTGTCCCCGCTGCCGCTGCTGCTGACCGTGATAGCCGGCCTGTTGGTGATCGCCTGGCTGGTCCACAAACTGGTCGAGCAGCCACTCTCCAGGGCCTTGAAGAAGGGCATGGACTCCTCCTTCAAGGCGATGCTCGAGGCACCTGAGAAGTAG
- a CDS encoding Rieske 2Fe-2S domain-containing protein encodes MMEGTTDPVETAGPLAGPAPSGPAGRAARAAQRRAFAGRYALLPVRLFLGVTFAYAGLEKLADSHYLAGAGDPQSFYAQTVAARANSPIGWALAPALHQPTFFGLLIAFGELAVGLGTLCGLWGRVAALGGALLSLTLFLTVSFHVSPYFLGNDLPYLMAWTTLLLAGTPYLSVDGFIAGRAERDRRRGLPEEAVRRRSFLDGSIAAVALGGAGLLGGSLTATFIRRKPKPASAATPAGGAASAPAGGAKASVAVADVPVGGSATVTDPASGDAVYIVQPAAGQYCGLSSVCTHAGCAVDAPKQGQLRCPCHGSKFDAATGAVLAGPAVKPLPRYRVTKNGDRLDLGPLQS; translated from the coding sequence ATGATGGAGGGGACCACGGACCCGGTCGAGACCGCGGGACCACTCGCCGGGCCGGCGCCCTCGGGGCCGGCCGGGCGGGCGGCGCGAGCGGCGCAGCGCCGGGCGTTCGCCGGCCGGTACGCGCTGCTGCCGGTGCGCCTGTTCCTCGGCGTCACCTTCGCGTACGCGGGCCTGGAGAAGCTTGCCGACAGCCACTACCTGGCCGGCGCCGGCGATCCGCAGTCCTTCTACGCGCAGACCGTGGCCGCCCGGGCGAACAGCCCGATCGGCTGGGCGCTGGCCCCGGCACTGCACCAGCCCACCTTCTTCGGCCTGCTGATCGCCTTCGGCGAGCTGGCGGTCGGGCTCGGCACGCTGTGCGGGCTGTGGGGCCGGGTGGCCGCGCTCGGCGGCGCGCTGCTCAGCCTGACCCTGTTCCTGACGGTCAGCTTCCACGTCTCGCCCTACTTCCTGGGCAACGACCTGCCCTACCTGATGGCCTGGACCACCCTGCTGCTGGCCGGGACGCCGTACCTGTCGGTGGACGGCTTCATCGCGGGCCGGGCCGAGCGCGACCGGCGGCGCGGCCTGCCCGAGGAGGCGGTGCGCCGCCGCAGCTTCCTGGACGGCTCCATCGCGGCGGTCGCGCTCGGCGGGGCGGGGCTGCTGGGCGGCTCGCTGACGGCCACCTTCATCCGCCGCAAGCCCAAGCCGGCTTCCGCTGCCACCCCCGCCGGGGGTGCCGCGAGTGCCCCCGCGGGCGGTGCGAAGGCCTCCGTCGCCGTCGCGGACGTCCCGGTGGGCGGCTCCGCCACCGTCACCGACCCCGCCAGCGGCGACGCCGTCTACATCGTCCAGCCCGCGGCGGGCCAGTACTGCGGCCTCTCCTCGGTCTGCACGCACGCCGGCTGCGCCGTGGACGCGCCGAAGCAGGGCCAGCTGCGCTGCCCCTGCCACGGTTCGAAGTTCGACGCCGCCACCGGCGCGGTGCTGGCGGGCCCGGCGGTCAAGCCGCTGCCGAGGTACCGGGTCACCAAGAACGGCGACCGGCTCGACCTCGGCCCGCTGCAGTCCTGA
- a CDS encoding PspC domain-containing protein: MTQEQSAAEDERAAQEQPGGERPPLVRDESHRVVAGVCGGLGRHLDIDPVVFRVVTAVLCLTGGLGLFLYGLAWLIVPTEHPDGKHGRTELQRVLTGRVDGQSIGAVLLTVIGTGVFFSWMGSGDSTFPLLLLGAMIFFAVRHDPERRRRARGLGQPPRQGGPYDRPTGRPGDLGPGSAGADSPLSDWQSWRRDFHEEWASRTAAMREEWATHTAHLREEWANHSGEIQEHVNLAKETLNRRGGAARSAEPGTAPTDAPPSSTGYLWDPRHPERNPYGATPPPGAPAQPWWQRSDLPEGDPLRKSAPGAPTPPPPPRPVHRERRPRSVLAPFGLLLSVGAAWLVWTLRSHQNSTVLLSGVLATCLLGLGLTMLVGVKFGRARVLTVPALVLTAVLAAGSTPATSLHAGVGNRTWTPASAAAVQHQYALGAGDISLDLSAVDPAGGTVSSSVRLGAGQADVTLPPDVEANLTLHTVVGSIHLPDRTFDGNVGTRQTVHLAPVGGTASKGTIDLDIVVDLGDIQVVQG, from the coding sequence ATGACGCAGGAGCAGAGCGCGGCCGAGGACGAGCGGGCCGCCCAGGAACAGCCCGGGGGCGAACGCCCGCCCCTGGTGCGCGACGAGAGCCACCGCGTGGTGGCGGGGGTCTGCGGGGGGCTCGGCCGGCACCTGGACATCGATCCGGTGGTGTTCCGGGTGGTCACGGCAGTGCTCTGCCTGACCGGCGGGCTCGGGCTGTTCCTGTACGGCCTGGCCTGGCTGATCGTGCCGACCGAGCACCCGGACGGCAAGCACGGTCGGACCGAGCTGCAGCGAGTGCTGACCGGCCGGGTGGACGGCCAGTCGATCGGCGCGGTGCTGCTCACCGTGATCGGCACCGGGGTCTTCTTCTCCTGGATGGGCAGCGGCGACTCCACCTTCCCGCTGCTGCTGCTCGGCGCGATGATCTTCTTCGCGGTGCGGCACGACCCCGAGCGCCGCCGCCGGGCCCGCGGGCTCGGGCAGCCGCCGCGGCAGGGCGGTCCGTACGACCGGCCCACCGGCCGGCCCGGCGACCTCGGTCCGGGCAGTGCGGGCGCCGACTCGCCGCTGAGCGACTGGCAGAGCTGGCGGCGCGACTTCCACGAGGAGTGGGCGAGCCGCACGGCCGCGATGCGCGAGGAGTGGGCCACCCACACGGCGCACCTGCGCGAGGAGTGGGCCAACCACAGCGGGGAGATCCAGGAGCACGTCAACCTGGCCAAGGAGACACTCAACCGGCGCGGTGGGGCGGCCCGCTCCGCCGAGCCGGGCACCGCCCCCACCGACGCGCCCCCCAGCAGCACCGGCTACCTGTGGGACCCGCGGCACCCCGAACGCAACCCCTACGGCGCCACCCCGCCGCCGGGCGCGCCCGCCCAGCCCTGGTGGCAGCGCAGCGACCTGCCCGAGGGCGACCCGCTGCGCAAGTCCGCCCCGGGCGCACCGACGCCACCGCCGCCGCCGCGCCCGGTGCACCGCGAGCGCCGGCCCCGCTCGGTGCTGGCGCCCTTCGGACTGCTGCTGTCGGTCGGCGCGGCCTGGCTGGTCTGGACGCTGCGGTCGCACCAGAACAGCACGGTGCTGCTCTCCGGCGTGCTGGCCACCTGCCTGCTCGGGCTCGGCCTGACCATGCTGGTGGGCGTGAAGTTCGGCCGGGCCCGGGTGCTGACCGTCCCGGCCCTGGTGCTCACCGCCGTGCTGGCCGCGGGCAGCACCCCCGCCACCTCGCTGCACGCGGGCGTCGGCAACCGGACCTGGACGCCGGCCAGCGCGGCCGCCGTGCAGCACCAGTACGCGCTGGGGGCCGGGGACATCTCGCTGGACCTGTCGGCGGTCGACCCGGCCGGCGGCACGGTGAGCAGCTCGGTGCGCCTCGGCGCGGGCCAGGCCGACGTGACGCTGCCGCCGGACGTCGAGGCGAACCTGACCCTGCACACCGTGGTCGGCAGCATCCACCTGCCCGACCGGACCTTCGACGGCAACGTCGGCACCCGGCAGACGGTCCACCTCGCCCCGGTCGGCGGCACGGCGAGCAAGGGAACGATCGACCTCGACATCGTGGTCGACCTCGGCGACATTCAGGTGGTGCAGGGATGA
- a CDS encoding glycosyltransferase family 39 protein — protein MAQPTLGAEVADRPTTVVRSAIRGARRSGRSDILLWLMPGLVTLAVGLLGSGRPQMWGDELASWTAANRTVPQLFGMLHHVDAVYGVYYVFLHFWMQVFGDSAVTLRVPSAIAMAVAAAFIALTGRRLFSRRAGLLAGLIFAVVPSVSRYAQEVRPYAIVMAAVAIATWCLLRALERPTLLRWVCYGVSIAAVGLFQLVALSLLLPHACMVILQSWPSRPWRRWAQFAVTVLVAVLPAAPLALLGQAQVGKQISWIDRPTPESLPALWEAMYGPALFSLLVLAAAAMTLGWAKNRRPVLQVFLTAVLPVALVYFVSQGSISYFIARYLLFTLSAWVVLAGAGLAAIRPRVLAIVGVIVLAVASYGTQVSIRSLTDRVNFDERGAARVVAQGYQQGDGLVVPHDSTIFDSGVKFYLPKNVKPRDIFESVSPAAGNSLVTENCAQPVSCLGAEPRIWVVSVGPDQPIDQRSPYANIDQAQGAALASKYHAVHTTHLYNTWVTLLERNS, from the coding sequence GTGGCTCAGCCGACGCTAGGCGCCGAAGTCGCCGACAGACCGACGACCGTGGTCCGTAGTGCCATACGCGGAGCTCGTCGGTCTGGCCGCTCGGACATCCTGCTCTGGCTGATGCCCGGGCTGGTGACCTTGGCCGTGGGACTGTTGGGCAGTGGGCGGCCCCAGATGTGGGGCGACGAGCTGGCCAGTTGGACGGCGGCCAACCGCACGGTCCCGCAGCTGTTCGGAATGCTGCACCACGTTGACGCAGTGTACGGGGTCTACTACGTCTTCCTGCATTTCTGGATGCAGGTCTTCGGCGACTCGGCGGTGACCCTGCGGGTGCCTTCCGCCATCGCGATGGCCGTAGCCGCCGCGTTCATAGCCCTGACGGGGCGGCGGCTCTTCTCCCGCCGGGCGGGCCTGCTGGCCGGACTGATCTTCGCGGTGGTTCCATCAGTCTCCCGGTACGCCCAGGAGGTCCGGCCCTATGCCATCGTGATGGCTGCTGTGGCAATCGCGACCTGGTGCCTGCTGCGTGCGCTGGAGCGCCCGACACTGCTGCGCTGGGTCTGCTACGGGGTGTCGATCGCGGCGGTCGGCCTCTTCCAACTCGTGGCGCTGAGCTTGTTGTTGCCACATGCATGCATGGTGATCCTGCAGTCCTGGCCGAGTCGTCCCTGGCGGCGGTGGGCGCAGTTCGCGGTCACGGTCCTGGTCGCCGTGCTCCCAGCGGCGCCGCTCGCGCTGCTGGGACAGGCCCAGGTGGGCAAGCAGATCTCCTGGATCGACCGCCCGACGCCGGAATCCCTCCCCGCTCTGTGGGAAGCCATGTACGGGCCGGCGCTGTTCTCGCTGCTGGTGCTGGCCGCGGCCGCGATGACGCTGGGCTGGGCCAAGAACCGTCGCCCGGTGCTGCAGGTGTTCCTCACCGCGGTACTGCCTGTTGCCCTGGTCTACTTCGTCTCGCAGGGGAGCATCTCCTACTTCATAGCGCGGTACCTGCTCTTCACCCTGTCTGCCTGGGTGGTGCTCGCCGGTGCGGGCCTGGCAGCGATCCGCCCTCGGGTGCTCGCCATTGTCGGCGTGATCGTGCTCGCCGTGGCTTCGTACGGCACCCAGGTCAGCATTCGTTCCCTGACCGACCGGGTCAACTTCGACGAGCGCGGCGCAGCCCGGGTCGTTGCGCAGGGGTACCAGCAGGGTGACGGGCTGGTCGTCCCGCACGACAGCACGATCTTCGACAGCGGGGTCAAGTTCTATCTGCCCAAGAACGTGAAGCCGCGGGACATCTTCGAGTCGGTGTCGCCGGCCGCCGGCAACAGCCTGGTGACCGAGAACTGCGCCCAGCCGGTCAGCTGCCTCGGTGCCGAGCCGCGGATCTGGGTGGTGTCCGTGGGGCCGGACCAGCCGATCGATCAGCGCAGCCCGTACGCCAACATCGACCAGGCTCAAGGCGCCGCACTGGCCTCGAAGTACCACGCGGTGCACACCACTCACCTCTACAACACCTGGGTCACGCTGCTCGAGCGCAATTCGTAG
- a CDS encoding response regulator transcription factor — protein sequence MTDAVAPDAGAGGPDRQARVVLVDDHRMFRTGVRAEIGRTEATGIDVVGEADDVESAVKVVAETRPDVVLLDVHLPGGGGVEVLRRSAAVMGEPGGVKFLALSVSDAAEDVIGVIRGGARGYVTKTITGGDLVNAIFRIADGDAVFSPRLAGFVLDAFAATDTPPVDEDLDRLTQREREVLRLIARGYAYKEIAKQLFISVKTVESHVSAVLRKLQLSNRHELTRWATARRLV from the coding sequence ATGACTGACGCTGTTGCGCCCGACGCCGGGGCGGGGGGCCCCGACCGGCAGGCGCGGGTGGTCCTGGTCGACGACCACCGGATGTTCCGCACCGGTGTGCGCGCCGAGATCGGCCGTACCGAGGCCACCGGCATCGACGTGGTGGGCGAGGCCGACGACGTGGAGTCGGCGGTCAAGGTGGTCGCCGAGACCCGCCCCGACGTGGTGCTGCTCGACGTCCACCTGCCCGGCGGCGGCGGTGTCGAGGTGCTGCGCCGTTCGGCCGCGGTGATGGGTGAGCCGGGTGGCGTGAAGTTCCTGGCGCTGTCGGTCTCCGACGCCGCCGAGGACGTGATCGGCGTGATCCGCGGCGGCGCCCGCGGCTACGTCACCAAGACCATCACCGGTGGCGACCTGGTCAACGCGATCTTCCGGATCGCCGACGGTGACGCGGTCTTCTCGCCGCGGCTGGCCGGCTTCGTGCTGGACGCGTTCGCCGCCACCGACACCCCGCCGGTGGACGAGGACCTGGACCGCCTGACCCAGCGCGAGCGCGAGGTGCTGCGGCTGATCGCCCGCGGATACGCGTACAAGGAGATCGCCAAGCAGCTCTTCATCTCGGTGAAGACGGTGGAGAGCCACGTCTCGGCGGTGCTGCGCAAGCTGCAGTTGAGCAACCGGCACGAGCTGACCCGCTGGGCGACGGCGCGTCGACTGGTCTGA
- a CDS encoding SGNH/GDSL hydrolase family protein, translating to MKRTIIALLSATLCAGLGLASSVPAQAVPGHRDAAPPLLRVMPLGDSITVGVGSQSQAGYRLPLWQLVTGQSRYTVQFVGSQRDGSFPSPQHEGHSGWMIDDIRSHVDGWLAAQRPDVVLLHIGINDLDRGADKDHAPDRLQALVEQIFADRPGVTVILQGLLPTTDGLQTQVRRFNRQARTLQSTERELGNRLSWVTPPALTQDEWNDRLHPNDRGYARMAVAFFGALDSEAHRLVDDAPAHAGAGCP from the coding sequence ATGAAACGGACCATCATCGCCCTGCTGTCCGCGACCCTCTGCGCGGGCCTGGGCCTGGCCAGTTCCGTTCCCGCCCAGGCCGTACCCGGACACCGGGACGCCGCGCCGCCGCTGCTGCGGGTGATGCCGCTCGGTGACTCGATCACCGTGGGCGTCGGCAGCCAGAGCCAGGCCGGCTACCGGCTGCCGCTCTGGCAGCTGGTCACCGGACAGTCCCGCTACACCGTGCAGTTCGTCGGCTCGCAGCGCGACGGCTCCTTCCCCTCCCCGCAGCACGAGGGACACAGCGGCTGGATGATCGACGACATCCGCTCCCACGTGGACGGCTGGCTCGCCGCGCAGCGGCCGGACGTCGTGCTGCTGCACATCGGCATCAACGACCTGGACCGCGGGGCGGACAAGGACCACGCCCCCGACCGCCTGCAGGCCCTGGTCGAGCAGATCTTCGCCGACCGCCCCGGCGTCACCGTCATCCTGCAGGGCCTGCTGCCGACCACCGACGGCCTCCAGACACAGGTGCGCCGCTTCAACCGCCAGGCCCGGACCCTCCAGTCGACCGAGCGCGAGCTGGGGAACCGGCTGAGCTGGGTCACCCCGCCCGCGCTGACCCAGGACGAGTGGAACGACCGGCTCCACCCCAACGACCGCGGCTACGCCAGGATGGCCGTGGCCTTCTTCGGTGCCCTCGACAGCGAGGCCCACCGCCTGGTCGACGACGCCCCGGCGCACGCGGGCGCCGGCTGCCCCTGA
- a CDS encoding PspC domain-containing protein translates to MLGGVAHGLAVHLGLPVVWVRAAFVLLTFANGIGVLLYAAFWFVVPIGIGEPGARGGLGVSYVWANGQFVPAGASGVTPDPLRKGRRGRLGRLRDMLQGTFQGEPVIAETSGAAGSPTSGSRQNLGQLAALLMLVIGVMALLNVLNIQSSSPYTWPLLAIGVGVALVWRQADDSRWQRWFGLEGGGKRRVAFTRVGVGVLLVTVGIIGFLVLQGAGSTLASVIEASLAVLAGVLVLTGPYALRMWQDLATERTARIRAQERAEIAAHIHDSVLHTLTLIQRRSEDPKEVQRLARAQERELRLWLYRPEAAAEAAPDTLAERLRSVVAEVEDRHGVPVELVCVGDCPMDERLTAQMQAAREAMVNAAKYGGGGPVQVYAEVEGRTVSVFVRDHGPGFDPDTVPEDRMGVRESIIGRMKRNGGTARVRPAPDGGTEVELEMERAADD, encoded by the coding sequence ATGCTGGGCGGGGTGGCACACGGACTCGCGGTGCACCTGGGGCTGCCGGTGGTCTGGGTGCGGGCGGCCTTCGTGCTGCTCACCTTCGCCAACGGGATCGGGGTGCTGCTGTACGCGGCCTTCTGGTTCGTGGTGCCGATCGGCATCGGCGAACCGGGGGCGCGCGGCGGACTGGGCGTCAGCTACGTCTGGGCGAACGGCCAGTTCGTGCCGGCCGGCGCCTCCGGCGTGACCCCCGACCCGCTGCGCAAGGGCAGGCGCGGTCGGCTCGGGCGGCTGCGCGACATGCTGCAGGGCACCTTCCAGGGCGAACCGGTGATCGCCGAGACGAGCGGGGCGGCGGGCTCGCCCACCTCGGGCAGCCGGCAGAACCTCGGCCAGCTGGCCGCCCTGCTGATGCTGGTCATCGGCGTGATGGCGCTGCTCAACGTGCTGAACATCCAGTCCTCCAGCCCCTACACCTGGCCGCTGCTGGCGATCGGGGTCGGTGTCGCGCTGGTCTGGCGGCAGGCCGACGACTCGCGCTGGCAGCGCTGGTTCGGCCTGGAGGGCGGCGGCAAGCGGCGGGTGGCCTTCACCCGGGTCGGCGTCGGCGTGCTGCTGGTGACCGTGGGCATCATCGGCTTCCTGGTGCTGCAGGGCGCCGGCTCCACGCTCGCCTCGGTGATCGAGGCGTCGCTCGCGGTGCTCGCCGGCGTCCTGGTGCTGACCGGACCGTACGCGCTGCGGATGTGGCAGGACCTCGCCACCGAGCGCACCGCCCGGATCCGGGCCCAGGAGCGGGCCGAGATCGCCGCGCACATCCACGACTCGGTGCTGCACACCCTCACCCTGATCCAGCGCCGCTCGGAGGACCCCAAGGAGGTCCAGCGCCTGGCCCGGGCCCAGGAGCGCGAGCTGCGGCTGTGGCTCTACCGGCCCGAGGCCGCTGCCGAGGCGGCCCCCGACACGCTGGCCGAGCGGCTGCGCTCGGTGGTGGCCGAGGTGGAGGACCGCCACGGGGTGCCGGTCGAGCTGGTCTGCGTCGGCGACTGCCCGATGGACGAGCGGCTGACCGCACAGATGCAGGCCGCGCGTGAGGCGATGGTGAACGCCGCCAAGTACGGTGGCGGAGGACCGGTGCAGGTCTACGCCGAGGTGGAGGGGAGGACGGTGTCGGTGTTCGTGCGCGACCACGGCCCCGGCTTCGACCCGGACACCGTGCCGGAGGACCGGATGGGCGTCCGCGAGTCGATCATCGGCCGGATGAAGCGCAACGGCGGCACCGCACGGGTGCGTCCCGCGCCGGACGGCGGCACCGAGGTCGAGTTGGAGATGGAGAGAGCTGCTGATGACTGA